One Anoplopoma fimbria isolate UVic2021 breed Golden Eagle Sablefish chromosome 2, Afim_UVic_2022, whole genome shotgun sequence DNA window includes the following coding sequences:
- the LOC129105360 gene encoding aggrecan core protein-like, with translation MIRRIVLLSVCLHAISAAFDYISTDPEDVLSVSIPLEEPQRPLLGDTLVLPCYFEDHTIPDPGAPTIAPLVHRIKWSLVTKEKVTTILVALEGEVRISETYLDRVHLVGYPSTSTDASIKISELRSSDTGVYRCEVQHGIEDSHDVVHVQVQGMVFHYRAIMGRYTLTFEKAKAACAQNSAVVASPEQLQAAYDGGFHQCDAGWLSDHTVRYPIHDPRVNCYGDKEELPGVRTYGVRDLNETYDVYCYTEKMTGRVFYTASAEKFTYSEAVVACSNQGAQLATTGQLYLAWQGGMDVCNAGWLGDRSVRYPINIRRPQCGGGLLGVRTVYLHTNQTGYPLPESRYDAFCYTESPDGEGSGITEEGSAMLSVTTVTQHPEVFFRPTTTESEAVGEVESQRPTVVDFAYTESPTELPLPQPPNVTEFVIDLIEPVTARPDVGREPSRGFVTPPTGVVFHYRLASSRYTFTFVQAQMACQKIGASIATPEQLQAAYEAGYHQCDAGWLLDQTVRYPIVFPRDKCAGDLGDQPGVRSYGLRPADEKYDVYCYINGQKGEVFHVGSAEGFTHDEAASSCKEHNAVLASTAELYAAWKTGLDKCRAGWLLDFSVRYPINNPRPGCGAGKSGVHTVYAHPNQTDFPDLDSRFDAYCFRAVPSIVPPIPVETSGSGSGSGSADFGSGSAVDGASGGHSGDLSGSGDLSGSGDQGISGDLSGSGDGLTSGDLSASGDLSGSGDQVTSGDKAGSGDLSGSGDLSGSVDLSGSGHLSGSGDLSGSVDLSGSGDLAGSAITELPSGESGLSSTDSSGSALSGDGSGISVVFSGIDSISSGEGSASGGLQEAGEGSTEIFIFPSSEAGSGGLSGSGDLSGSGSGSGFSSGSSGSSIGGSGESGQFSGMSSGFITGQDFTGFSGFPSGFSSGSASGHSGDPSGSGDAQIVLIDGELIDASNPFTHKEHELGGGPLMFSGSGDISGSGILSGSASGSGSGFFPGVTFVGSGFTDLTVSASGEQEASGFSGQGSGGHLSGFGSSSFISGSGLEMLGSGMSGSGMSGSGMSESSTSGEEGSVTFVSGDFLTEVSGATTLSMELGQGSVEFSGAGSSSSSSGFYSGSGDTSPSTTSGSGASSGDLPQVVLPSPSSEWASTESTTGPEEALKGGELSQTPGLAAPPTATTPASVPTTGVTEETHPVKGGLNPCEPNPCGAASCTVEEGVALCHVSPAPTFLAEVDVCHPNPCANGATCVESADSYKCLCLPSYGGQRCEIDEQQCEDGWTKFQGNCFLHFSDREMWLDAEQRCRDLNAHLVSIITPEEQDFVNSNAQDYQWIGLNDKTVENDFRWIDGTPLQYENWRPNQPDNYFHSGEDCVVMIWHESGQWNDVPCNYHLPFTCKKGPVSCGAPPEVENTHMFGNRREEYPVNSIIRYQCSSGFTQRHPPTVRCQADGQWEKPQVQCTDPVTVKSRKRIERRSSRRLAAGSKLH, from the exons ATGATACGGAGGATTGTGTTGctatctgtgtgtttacatgccaTCTCAGCAGCATTTGATTACATT TCCACAGACCCGGAGGATGTGCTGAGTGTGAGCATTCCTCTGGAGGAGCCACAGCGTCCTCTACTGGGAGACACTTTGGTTCTACCATGTTACTTTGAG GACCACACCATCCCAGACCCAGGAGCTCCAACCATCGCTCCCCTGGTTCATCGCATCAAATGGAGCCTCGTCACCAAAGAGAAAGTCACGACTATCTTAGTGGCCTTGGAGGGAGAGGTGCGTATCAGCGAGACCTACCTGGACAGAGTTCATCTGGTGGGCTACCCCTCGACTTCCACCGACGCTAGCATCAAGATATCCGAGCTTCGGTCCAGCGACACAGGAGTCTACCGCTGTGAGGTCCAGCACGGCATCGAGGACAGCCACGACGTCGTCCATGTGCAGGTTCAAG GTATGGTTTTCCATTACCGGGCCATCATGGGCCGCTACACTTTGACTTTTGAAAAGGCGAAAGCAGCATGCGCCCAGAACAGTGCCGTCGTGGCTTCACCCGAACAGCTTCAAGCGGCCTACGACGGCGGATTCCACCAGTGTGACGCCGGCTGGCTCTCTGACCACACAGTCAG GTACCCGATCCATGATCCTCGTGTGAACTGCTATGGCGACAAAGAGGAGCTTCCTGGGGTCCGGACATACGGAGTGAGGGACCTCAACGAGACCTATGACGTCTACTGCTACACTGAGAAGATGACAG GCAGAGTTTTCTACACCGCTTCTGCAGAAAAGTTCACCTACTCCGAGGCGGTGGTGGCGTGCTCCAATCAGGGAGCTCAGCTGGCCACTACTGGTCAGCTCTACCTGGCCTGGCAGGGCGGGATGGATGTCTGCAACGCCGGCTGGCTGGGAGACCGGAGCGTACGCTACCCGATCAACATCCGTCGGCCGCAGTGTGGAGGTGGTCTGCTGGGGGTGCGAACTGTTTACCTCCACACAAACCAGACAGGATACCCACTTCCTGAGTCCCGATATGACGCCTTCTGCTACACAG AGTCCCCCGATGGGGAAGGTTCAGGCATCACAGAAGAGGGAAGCGCCATGCTGAGTGTTACCACGGTGACACAACACCCAGAGGTGTTCTTCAGGCCTACGACCACAGAGAGCGAGGCGGTGGGAGAGGTGGAGTCTCAGCGGCCCACCGTTGTGGACTTCGCGTATACAGAGAGCCCTACCGAGCTGCCGCTGCCTCAGCCGCCGAACGTCACCGAGTTCGTCATTGACCTGATAGAACCAGTAACCGCTCGGCCCGATGTAGGCAGAGAGCCCAGCAGAGGCTTTGTGACGCCTCCAACTG GTGTGGTTTTCCATTATCGCTTAGCGTCCAGCCGCTACACCTTCACCTTCGTCCAGGCCCAGATGGCCTGCCAGAAGATCGGAGCCTCCATCGCCACGCCAGAGCAGCTGCAGGCCGCATACGAGGCTGGATATCACCAGTGTGATGCAGGATGGTTACTGGACCAGACTGTAAG GTATCCCATTGTTTTCCCACGAGATAAGTGTGCTGGAGATCTGGGGGATCAACCTGGCGTTCGGTCATATGGTTTGAGGCCGGCAGACGAGAAATATGATGTGTACTGCTACATTAATGGGCaaaaag GTGAGGTTTTCCACGTGGGCTCCGCTGAGGGTTTCACCCATGATGAGGCTGCTTCCAGCTGTAAAGAGCACAACGCCGTGCTGGCTTCCACCGCAGAGCTCTACGCAGCCTGGAAAACAGGTTTGGACAAGTGCCGCGCTGGCTGGCTCCTGGATTTCAGCGTCCGCTATCCCATCAACAACCCACGCCCCGGGTGTGGAGCTGGGAAATCAGGAGTGCACACTGTGTACGCTCACCCAAACCAGACCGACTTCCCTGATCTTGATTCCAGATTCGATGCATACTGTTTCAGAG ctgttCCTTCCATCGTCCCTCCTATACCTGTGGAGACTTCGGGCTCTGGCTCTGGCTCTGGCTCCGCAGACTTTGGCTCAGGGTCTGCGGTTGATGGTGCCTCTGGGGGTCACTCTGGAGACCTGTCTGGATCTGGGGATCTGTCTGGTTCTGGAGACCAGGGGATTTCTGGGGATCTGTCTGGTTCTGGAGACGGGCTTACCTCGGGAGATCTGTCTGCCTCGGGAGACCTGTCTGGTTCTGGGGATCAGGTCACCTCAGGAGATAAAGCTGGTTCTGGAGACTTGTCTGGTTCTGGAGACTTGTCTGGATCTGTAGACTTGTCTGGATCTGGACACCTGTCTGGCTCTGGAGACTTGTCTGGATCTGTAGACTTGTCTGGTTCTGGAGACCTTGCCGGCAGTGCCATTACTGAGCTGCCCAGTGGAGAATCTGGTCTCAGCAGTACAGATTCTTCTGGATCAGCTCTCAGTGGAGACGGATCCGGCATCAGCGTTGTATTTTCGGGCATCGACAGCATTTCCTCTGGAGAGGGCTCGGCTTCAGGAGGACTCCAAGAAGCTGGAGAGGGAAGCACGGAGATCTTTATCTTCCCTTCATCTGAGGCGGGCTCTGGAGGGCTCAGTGGTAGTGGGGACTTgtctggatctggatctggatctggtTTCAGCTCTGGGTCGAGTGGCTCTTCCATAGGCGGCTCTGGGGAAAGTGGACAATTCTCCGGAATGTCGTCCGGTTTCATCACCGGCCAGGACTTCACTGGGTTTAGTGGGTTCCCATCAGGATTCTCCTCTGGAAGTGCTAGTGGACACTCAGGAGACCCTTCTGGAAGTGGAGACGCACAGATCGTACTGATTGATGGTGAACTGATCGATGCCTCCAACCCTTTTACCCACAAGGAGCATGAGCTTGGCGGAGGCCCTCTGATGTTCAGTGGCTCTGGAGACATTTCAGGATCTGGGATTCTCAGCGGATCGGCCTCTGGAAGTGGCTCTGGGTTCTTCCCCGGTGTGACCTTTGTGGGGTCAGGGTTCACTGACCTTACAGTATCAGCCTCTGGAGAGCAGGAGGCCTCTGGGTTCTCTGGACAGGGAAGTGGTGGACATTTGTCTGGATTTGGAAGCTCAAGTTTCATCTCTGGGTCTGGACTGGAAATGTTAGGATCAGGGATGTCTGGATCAGGGATGTCTGGATCAGGGATGTCTGAGTCCTCAACGAGCGGAGAAGAAGGGAGTGTTACATTTGTCAGTGGGGATTTTTTGACAGAGGTATCTGGAGCCACTACTCTGTCTATGGAGCTTGGACAGGGGTCGGTGGAGTTCAGCGGagcaggaagcagcagcagcagcagtggcttctactctggcagtggaGACACCAGTCCGTCCACAACCAGCGGATCAGGAGCTTCCTCTGGAGATCTGCCTCAGGTGGTGCTGCCCTCTCCATCCAGTGAGTGGGCATCTACAGAGAGCACCACAGGACCAGAGGAGGCCCTTAAAGGGGGTGAACTGTCACAGACCCCTG GATTGGCTGCTCCTCCCACTGCAACTACACCAGCCTCTGTGCCAACGACAGGTGTCACTGAGGAAACGCATCCAGTGAAGG GTGGTTTGAACCCATGTGAACCTAACCCCTGTGGTGCTGCCTCATGCACAGTAGAGGAGGGGGTTGCTCTCTGCCATG TGTCACCCGCCCCCACCTTTCTTGCAGAGGTAGATGTGTGCCATCCCAACCCTTGTGCCAATGGAGCCACCTGTGTGGAGAGCGCAGACTCTTACAAATGCTTATGCCTGCCCAGCTACGGAGGTCAACGCTGTGAGATCG ACGAGCAGCAGTGTGAGGACGGGTGGACCAAGTTTCAGGGGAACTGCTTCCTGCACTTCTCGGACAGAGAGATGTGGCTCGATGCAGAGCAGCGCTGCAGAGACCTGAACGCCCACCTGGTCAGCATCATCACgccagaggagcaggactttgtcAACT CAAACGCACAGGACTACCAGTGGATCGGGTTGAACGACAAGACAGTAGAGAACGACTTCCGCTGGATAGACGGCACTCCACTG caaTACGAGAACTGGAGGCCGAACCAGCCGGATAACTACTTCCACTCTGGAGAGGACTGTGTGGTGATGATCTGGCACGAGAGCGGTCAGTGGAACGACGTGCCGTGCAACTACCACCTGCCGTTTACCTGCAAGAAAGGCCCAG